The nucleotide window GTTCAGGGACTTGTCCAAGTTTGTCCCCTTCCCTCTGGCTTATTCTCAGTAGAGGTCACAACTGTCAGAGCTGAGCTGAGAGCTTTATGTCAGGTGCTTTTGCTTAGCACTCAGCAGTTATGCAAATGGCTTTTGGGGGTTCTGGAGCCTGGCCAGAGTCTCCAGGGTCACTAGGCACTCGAACATGGCCCAGTGGCCTTGTTTAGATGCTTTCTCCAGCAGTGGGAAGAGCAACTGTGGTAGGTGCTAAGGCCAAGACTGCCTCTGGGCAGAGAGACCAGGTGGGCAGGGGGACCAGCCCTGTGTGCGAAGACCTGCTCATTGCTACTGTCGGCCAGTGTGTGAGACCTGTCCCTAAACTGTCCTTTTTGCTAAGGTAGCCTCTGATGTTCGCCTTCACTTGCCTCCTCCAGGCCTCTTCCTTGGGTATTCCAGCTCAAGCATGGGCCCAACCCTTTGCCTTACTTTTCCTTCACATGCCTGGACCTGAACTTTCCAAAATATAGGGGGAAAGTGGACACAGCCTTCAGAGAGCCGCCTGTCTGCAGCCTGGCCTCAGCTTTCATAGTAGCTATCTCCCTCAGGGCTACTCACGAAGGGCAGGGTTATTCATACCTGGAAAAGTCTTCCAGTGTGCTCTCTGGGTGAGAGTCTTGAGACCCTAGGTCTCCTGGGCTGACCAGGGTGGGCTGTCAGAAGACTCAGGATTGTCCTTGCACTTTTCCTGGGAGGGTTAGAGATTTCAGACTTTGACCTTTCCCTCCTCAGTTTGGGGCTGGGACTGGGTGGGTCTCAGTTGCCCTTATTGTTATGCTCAGTGCTCAGGTCAGAGGTCAGTAATGTGTGCTGGGGAaaacagtgtgggtgctggaaaggcTTGGGTGGGAGGGACTTTGGAGGTTCCAGCCCATGTAAGTCACCACTATGAACAGAAGGCACTGCTGCTCTCCTCAGGAGTGGTGGGTGGGTCAAGGGCTAGCTGTTACCCAGGATCCAGAATTGAACCAGTCCAAGTCTGCCCCCAAGGGACCACCATGGAAACAGATGACACCCTGTGCATTGTGGGTACTGAGAAAGGTTCCACCACAATGGAAATGCCTGATATGTGGCTGCTGTGAATGGGGGGCCAGACAATGGATAGCCAAAATTTGTCAGAGGGTAAGCCACAGGTTGTTCAGGAGAGCTATCCTAGcccattgttttctttcctttttaaaaatttacttattttttgctttttgaaacaggatttctctatgtagcccaggctagtcttgaactcactatcctGCTTCAGCGTCTGAGTAGCTGGGATCATCAGGATTCCTCACAGGGTCACTATAAGGTTTCTGTCAAAGAGGCATGTCTTGTCCCCATACCATTGGGAGGAACTCTAATGTCTAACAGGCCTGCTCCTTGTGTTTTTCCCTGAGGCCTCAGGAGCTTAGCCAGGCCTAAGTAAAAGGGGGGCAGGGGACTGGGAAGGTTGAATTCTGTCCTCTTAGGGGCtgtttgggaagagggaaggagacccactctgaggagtgctTCATATCTGCCCTTCCCAGGCTCCTTCTCACCATGTCTGACCCTGGATATGCTCTGTCTTTCAGAGGCGGGTGCCTGGTGTCTTTCCCCAGGCTGGCTCTAGAGCCTCACAGCTACATCAGCTGTGGGCTAGGGTCCGCAGGTCACAGTGCTCCAGTTTCCTCCTGGTTGGGAGTTGCCCTCTGGCTCTTCACAAGGGGAGGGTGGGAATGCACTCCTCTTCCCCCTCAGCTTAGagagccagacattatacagtcTTCTCACCCACCACCTGAGTGGAATTCTTGTTCCAGCTGGCTCTCATCAGAAATGACTACTGGGCTGTCTTGTCAGTGATGGGGGACAGATACAGGGGACCGTCTTCAGATTGGCTGTTCTGTGTTTCAGTTCCCTCCAATGAATCCATCTTCTCCAAACCCTAGGGAAGGATCGGATCATATTTGTGACCAAAGAAGACCATGAAACTCCTAGCAGTGCAGAGCTGGTGGCTGATGACCCCAATGATCCCTATGAGGAGCATGGTGAGAGATGGGGGACCCACAGGCACACCCCAGGGGGGGGGGCTTGGTATTGAGCcctgctttcccactctgtctcCCTTGGCTGTGGACAGATGTCCAGCTCTGCAGTTGCTGTGTCTCCCTCCCAGGGGTTGGGACTGTGCCAAGCCAGCAGGCAGCCGTTTCTTCTTCCTAAAACATTGTCTCTGTTCTATGTATTTGTCCTGACAAGATTAAGAGTGACGGAGTTATAACCGAGGGATGCCCTGTCAGGTTACTGCGATGAGCCCCGCCGTGTGTACCGGCTATTTTGCAGGCAAGAAAGCAGCAACCAGGCAAGCTGCTCCTTCTCCCCTGTTAAATCAGAACTGTCACACACTTCTGGGCTCATCTCCGAATGTAACAGTAGCCCCTTGGACACATGATGTCACTCTCTAGGCTTTGGGCTAGATGTGTAGGTTCTCCAGTCTGTGGGGTAGGTGTATGCAGCCATTCCCAGCCCATATAGTGTCAACAGAACTCAGTTCAGCACAGGAACAAGCGCTTCAGGTGAGACTTGCTGGTGAGTAAGATTGAGCTTAAAGCAGGCAGCCCTGGAGGGCAGGCTTGTGGGCAGGACTTTCAGACCCGATCTAAAGCAGATGCGTGTTCTGGGCAGGACCTTCACCTGTAAGCCAGCTGCCAGGTAAAGGTGAATACCTAGCACCGTGCTGGGCCTATTGGCAAGAGAGTGATAGCTGTGGCTGACCTCAGGCAGCCTTTCTTAATGAAGAAGTGTGAACTCATGGCAGTTCTGGTCCTTTGTTTACCTTGAGTCCACATTAGCTGCACATATGTCAGCTCTGGAGGAGGTGTGAGCAGACCTGTGTCTGCTTGTGTTTAAATGTACTTCTGCACTATGACTGCTAAAGCTGCCATCTTGTGGGAGTGTGTTGTGTGTCCCAGTTCACATTGCACCCTGTCCTATCTGAGGCTCTGAGGACTAAAACAAGGACTTCTGCAGACCTGAgttgtacttttatttttgtttttaactgtttatcattttatatatatgggtaCTGCAAatggaacctaggtcctctacaagaacacttgggagttcaaggcccaccAGTCTGCTCTACAAAGCAGACTTCAGTGCAGCtaggaccctatctcaaaacaatagCTTAAGCTGAGgtcacaggtatgtgccaccacagatAGCATCTGGGGTACAGTTTTTAAATGTCaatcttctttcttttgagagGTGTTCTGTGGGTTAGCACGTTGGAACCTGCAGTGCCAGCATTATATTCAGCATTGGGAGACCCTCAGAGGTTGCAGGTAGAGGAGTGGGGTTGGGAATCTGATGGGCCTTGCTACTGTCCTGATTTGGCTCTGAAGCCCAGAAACCTGCATTGTCAGAGGGAACACTTCAGTTACCACACAGCTTCATGCACAGGAACTTACTCTGCAGCTGTGGCATTGCTGATGATGAGCTGCCTGCTGACGGGCACCAGCGACGTTTCCCAATGTCCCAAACAGTTGGGGCAGATCAGTGAAGCTTTCAGAGCTGGCATTGAGAGGCAGGATTCAGCCTAGGACTTTGGACACTAGCTCTGCAGCCACGGCTGGGCATGCTGCTGGAGTAAAGGATCACGTGGTATTTCAGTTTGTATaggccttcctttcttccttcttttcctgtttttgcAGGGCAAGGGTCCTCAACACTAGAGGCACGTGCTCAACTGTTAGCATACTCTGTTTCAGTGGGCTCACAGGAGAACTAACTGCCTTCTGTGTCCATCACGAAGCTGAAAGTAGAACTGTCATCTTGAACCTTTTGGAAAACtagagaattctgtttagatgtGAACAAATTCATAGAAAAAGCCAAAATCAAAAGGAAGAAGCCAGTGTAGTAGCATTTACTAAAAACCCATCTGTAGCCTGACTTTCCAGCTCATTCATAATAAATCACTTAACTTAaaagtttgatttattttttacaggttggggatcaaacccagggtcttgtgaaTTGCAAGCCTTGCTCTACCTCTGTGCTATACCCCCCACTAGAATCCAGCCCCACTAGTCGAAAAGCTCTTGTTTTGTGTTGTACAACAGGTTTGAAGATCTTTGCTCATCCATCCATTTGCACCACTCCGTAGACTGCGCTGAGCAGAGAGAGGCATGGTGCGGGGCTGTGGGAGGGAGCAGGGCCTAGAGGGTCAGTCAGTACTTGCTCTGGCTAAGGAGATTCCTGGTATTTAAGTCTCAGAGTTCTGATTCTAGTTCTGGGAGGTGGCTAGACAGTAGACCAGAATGCACATAGAGAGGTCATGGGGGATGCCTTCCACACAATAAGGACCAAACAAACATACTCTGCATGTGCAAGATCATAGAGAAGATCCTCACCTTTCCCTTGTCCATCTTCCCGTTCTAGGATTGATACTGCCCAACGGAGATATTAACTGGAATTGCCCATGTCTTGGGGGAATGGCCAGTGGCCCCTGTGGGGAACAGTTCAAGTCTGCCTTTTCCTGCTTCCACTacagcaaagaagaaatcaagggaTCAGACTGTATAGACCAGTTCCGGGCCATGCAGGAGTGCATGCAGAAGTACCCGGACCTCTATCCCCAAGacgaggaagaggaagaggaggcaaagcCAGAGGAGCAGGTGGAGGAAACAGCTGCTACAGCCTCTGCAGCCAAAGAACAGGGGTCAAGCTCCTGAAGGCCACAGGACTTGTGCACAATGCCTTTTGGTCACCTCTGTGAAAGCTCTTTCCCTCTATGCACTGTAATGTacaaaataacttattttaatgATCAAGGGTCTTGGCTACTTGCCATATACACTGAAGAAAAGCGGGGTATATGCACCTATGTCTTGCATAAATCTGTCCTTGAGCATTAAGCTACTGCTGGATATACTCCGTTGTTTGCCCTGGATTTGGCCACTTTGAAATACTTTGCTGAGGCTTCTCAGCAACCAAAAGTTGTTACTCAGGAAAGTTTATCGTGAGAGAGCTGATTTATTCTGACCCATTTTATCCCTTTTGGTAGATTTTACACCTCTTTGGGAAATTAAGTAGATGCCAGAACTCCTTCAAGAGTGTCCATTCCTATTGGAAGAGGTTGGTGGTCATATCCTTGAACTGGAGTGCATGGGGCTGCTGCCTTGGTCCAGGCACCCAAGTTTCTGTGTTAGCTGTCCAGACTCCAAGGTGTCTACAGTCGCTGGCTGGGATTTGACCCTGTGACTCCCAGTCCCTCCTAAGGGAAAGGAGAGGCTTGGTTTTCAGTTTATTGTTTTGCTGTTCTGAAAGCCCTGGTTTGGAGCCCATGTTCACTCAATCCAGTCAGTTGTGATATTGAGGTGGGGACCTAGTTGCTTCCAGAGCAGAAGCCAACAGAGGAAATGTCTGAATGAAGTactcaattaaaaagaaacaatttctgTCTGATTTTGAATGTGGCTTTTTACTAGTTAGAAAGTTGTTAGCGCTCTTGGGATGGTGGAGACTGAACATGTGTGAGGATTTATGTGCCAGGCAAGAAGTTTGCTGGgaagccacattcccagccctgtgtaattttgagacaaggtctcactaagttggcCAAGATGACCTTGATCTTCCTGCATTAGCTTCCCATACATCGTGCTGAGCTACAGATATTTTTctgtgaagaaaataataaattaggaAAAATTAACTAAATTGAAAGTGTTCTTCAGAGGTACTAGTAAACCAGtttgatggtggcacatgccttaatttcAGGGGAGTCAGAGATAGGTGGTTCTCCGAGAATTTGTGGTCAGCctgatacacagtgagtttcaggacagccaaggctacttagTGATACCATGTCTCCAATAAAGTCAAACCAGGCTAAGtctttggagcctggcctggactagctttgtagatcaggctggcctcgaactcacagagatccacctgcctctgcctcccaagtgctgggattaaaggcatgcgccactaccgcctggccctAGGCTGACTTTAACATATTCAGTGTTGAGTGCAGAGCAAGCTCCTCGTTCTTCTGAAGACTTGTTCTGCAGACAAGGCAGTTGAACATGGAACGGAGCAGGGCATATTGTTCACTTCAGGGGGGCTCTTAGCTTGAGGTAACAGCGTCCATCTCTGTGATGGAGCCTCAGATGTTTTGAGTGCATTAGTTACTGTTGTGTAAGGGTAAGCAATAAGGATTTCCTTACAAGCTCTGCTGCTGTGGGGCCCAGGCATGGCTTTCTTAGGTCCTCCCTTCACTGGAGTTACTCCAGCTTTGGCCAGCTCCTCACAAACTCACTTTTGGCAGGACTCAGGTTCTTTGCCATGTGGACCTTATCTTAGAGTAAGGTAGAAGGTACAGCCTTTTTGTAATTTAATCTCGGAAAACCGAGGGCTCCCCAAGCTACCCCACAGAACCCCCAGTCAGTGGTATTGCTTCCCCCACTGCCACGGCTTTTTGTGAGAAGTGGCCCAGGCTATACTCCACCCTGAGTATCAGGATGCTGCCATGCCACACTGGGACAGGTGCTGCCACTGTAAAGCTTGAGAACAGTACTTTGagcagttggggctggagagatgactcagtggttaagagcacttgctgctcttctagaggaccaaggTCCAGttcttagcacctacatggtagctcacaaccctctgttgCTCCAatcccaggagatccaacacctacTTCTAACCTGTGTAAGTACTGCActcatgtggtatacagacatatatgcaagtaaaacaccTGTCTTAGGGTtgctgttgtgatgaaacaccatgaccaaagcaacttggggaggaaaggtttattgggGGCTTaggcttccacatcacagttcatcaaaGGAAgctaggacaggaactcaggcagggcaggaacctggaaggcaggagctgatacagagatcATAGAGGAATACTTACCGGCTTGCTCACAGCATGCTTAGCTtgctttgttatagaacccaggactaccagttcagggatggtaccacccttAATGGGCTGTGCCTTCtttcatcaatcactaagaaaatgtcctacaggcttgcttacaacctgatcttatgggggcatttgCTCAATTCAGGCTCTCTCCTGATACTCTAAcatgtcaagttgacctaaaactaTCAGTataacacccatacacaaagtTGAGATGTGGAGAGGAAGAGAGCTGTGAATCTTAGAGCCAAAAACAGCTgctgagatggcccagtggttaagagcacttgctctttcaAAGACCTgagggttcccagcacccatgtctgtaactctagttttaagggatctgatgcccttttcagATGCTATGTGCAtatagcacacatacatgcagatactcatacataaaaaattttaagtgtgtgttttgcctgcatgtatgactgtgtaccacatgtatgcctggtgcccacaaaggccagaaaaagatgtcagatcccatgggactggagttaagacagttgtgagctgccatgggagttctagaaatcaaacctggggattctggaagagcagccagtgctcttaactactgagccttctctccagcccccaaaagaataattttaaattacttaaatGTTCAAAAAGAGCCCAAGCCATGGAGCTGGCCAAATTTGAGAGGTGTGACAGTGTTGAAGATTTCACTGGGtgcaacttcacacacacacacacacacacacacacacacacacacacacacacaccatggtttCAGGTAAAATTTCAATCATAAGATATTACTGATGTACAAACTTGTCTGGCATTACTCATGAATGGGTTCAAGAAACCCAAATACCTGTATAGAGCATGACACATGGCATCTCTCAGGGCAACTGGGCAGgaatggtgcacatacacataaagcagAAAAGAATGATGGGTATTACACAGTACTGCTAGACTCTCtacaaataataattattatttatatctgtaattatatgtctgtgtatggtcatgtacctgtggaggccagaagagggtgttggaactGGCGTTAGcaatgattgttttgttttttctctatatagccctggctgtcatgggactcactctttagaccaggctggccttgaactcagagatcgttCTGCCTCTGGGGTGCTAGGTttgaaggcctgtgccaccatcacctggctgacAAGTGATTGTAAGCCGTCtgacgtgggtgctaggaatggaacgCTAGTCTACTGGAAAAACAGTTCATACAGTACATgatcttaacctctaagccagctctccagcccaataGTTCCCATTTAAACTGATATGTGTCTCCATAAGCAAAAACAATAGATGAGAACTAATGACAGATAAGTGGAGAGTTAATTATCTATAAGGAGAGTTGAATTGATCCTAGCCTATACCTCTGGTGGAAGCCTCCTACCCCCCAGAGGCCAGGCCTGTCTCGAAGTGTTGTGGCACAGGTTTGTGGGTTCATGTAGATCCatggaaagaaaactcagaggtaccttaagaatgaatctagccttttgTGGATGCAGGGGGATCCAATCTCTTAAGGGCTGGAAGACTTTCCCTTCACTCAGGgcgttttttatttttctctatatttatagttcagccagtttatttccatatgttcaaaataaactgaaagaagcTCCCAAAAATACAATGTCAAGTGTATTCCTCAATTTCTCAGGTACCACGGTTTTctggtttcctgaaccaagttctgcataggcctttgtatccttgggagactctaGACAAGACTCACATTGAGGGCAACAAGGGAAACAAAAAGTGTCAGCTAAACAAAAGATGGATCAGGGCCAGGCAccactctctggagccaggccaggagtagcccagcaggaatgcagccacacAGGCCAATGTCCTCACACCCTTATACACGCACACATTGGTGCCTAacccaatagtcatcagagaggtttcatctGGCAACTGCTGGAaacatgcagagacccacagtcaaccaagccaagctcagggaattctgctaaagagagggaggaaggattgtaggagccggAGTggccaaggacatcacaagaaaacccacagaatcaattaacctgggcGCAACACAAGAGACTGAACCAAACAACagtgagcctgcatgggactgacctaggccctctacatataaaTATTGGGAAGCCCAACTCAGACTATGAGGAAATTTTTGTAATTTGTGCATCTATTAAAGGATATGGCCTTGGGAGTCAGAGGAAGAGAGTTGAGTCAAGGGTAGCTCACTGTGAGATGCAGCTGCTTAAAGTGTTCTATTATTTAACAATGATGGCCagtatgggttttgttttatttgtttgttttgttttgaaatggggcctttctatgtagcccaggctgacctgagcTCAGTAGGTAGTCCACAGGATGTCCTCAAACTTGCTGCAATTCCccctcaagagctgggattataggtgtgcactgctgtgcctagaaagacttcttaacactggaggcaggtggagattgtttgggcttacagtttgaaGGGGAACAGTCCATGGTGGCATTATGATAGGGGCATGAGCCAGAGTCACGCTTCCTCCAGACTCTACCTCCTAGGGCTCTACATCCTTATAAAATAGCACCATTGGCTGGTAACCAAAGTTCAaacccatgagcctatggggacatgtcacattcaaaccacaaactGGAATGTCTTATCTAATGTAAGCAGAAAGCTTTAAAGAAAACAGGTCAGGGGGTGGCCCTGGAAAACTGTCCTTGTTCCTTATATGGGGTTCTTGGTCTTGTAAAGAAAGACATGTCCCAACAGCCTATAGGAGTCTCCTGTCATGAGGGCCTCAGAAAACTCACCCAAGTTTCTACAAGTCAACTCTGAGCCAGATGTTTTTTTAAGCCTAGgttggggctggacagatgctcagtggttaaaatatatactgctcttgcagaggacttgagttcggtttccagcacccatgacaGGCAGCTGGaaatcacttgtaactccagccccagctccaggagatctgacatcctcttctggccacaGTGAGCAAGTGCACAacatggcatacactcacacacatatacacataattaaaattaggtcataaatttcttttatttttttaaggcagggtctcattatgtagccctgtctgtcatGGAAccctctatgtagaccaggctggcctggaatttatgaagaactgcctctgcctcctgagtgctaggattaaaggtatgtgccaatACACcccaaggtggtggtggtgggaaatAAGTCTTGCAAAAAATAAAGCCTGTGTGGCTAGTGACCATTCTTACTATACTTTACTCAagattttacagatggggaacagaagagagaagaaaagtacAGTGCATGAATATCCTAGCTTACTGCCTTTCGATTTTTAATAATTACTTGCAGTTTTGACTTGATCCTGGATTCTTGGGATTTCCTACATTATTCAGCTACAAAAGTCTAAGCCATGCCAGATCTTTCCCAGTTTTATGGCTGGAATccctggctgtgagctgcctttcTTGCAGCCTCACCTGCTGAAGCTATTGGGTGTGCCGTCATCTTCAGAGAAACCACCTGGCAGCTTTGAGCTACTAGCTGGAAAAAATCTTCCAGatggcctctgcctgcctccacttcaATCTGAAAAGACCTCTCACCTAAATCTCCTCTGGACTGTAGGGACAGCTTATAGGCCATTCCAGACATTAGCCTATGCTTTTCCTCTGAGTCCAGAAATACTTGAGGTCcttgcatgtggaagccagaactCTTTCATCTTGGTGgtgactgttttttttgtttgtttgtttgtttttttgtttttgttttttttgctagagctgaggattgaacccagtcgctctaccactgagctaaatccccagccctcctatggtgactggtttttgttgttgttttttgtttgtttgtttttgttttgttttttcctgttgaCTACTAAAAGGTCTTGAAGGGGAGAGGTTATCCAGGATAAACAGAATTGGAAAGTGGGAAATGAAGCAAGGTAGACATGACCAGAAAAAGTAAGTCTCAGAGGAGGCAGTTTGGGGTGATCCCAAAAGGCAGGTAAAGTTTTATATGATCCTTAGCAAAGTCAGGCCAACAAGGAAGGAAGTGGTAGAGGGTCAGAATGTTGTCAGTTCcatgagaactgaactctggtcctttggaagaacagcaagtgctcttaacctctaagccatctctccagcccccagagagtttttgtttgtttttttttgttttatttatttataatgtatacaacattctgcctccatgtaaccttgcacgccagaagagggcaccagatctcattatagatggttgtgagccaccatgtggttgctgggaattgaactcaggacctctaggcaaagcagtcagtgctcttaacctctgagccatctctccagcccttgtttgtttgtttttaagaacatAATAAATTTGTGaactaaaaattatttctaggggctagagggatggcttagGAATTAAGAGCAggcattgctcttgcagaggacccaagttcggttcccataCTTAAGTctagtggttcacaactgcctataactccagctccagggaatctaatgtcTCTGGCTTCCACGGGCACCTGCACATatatggcatacactcacacataattaaaaacaatctaAAGACAAGTTATTCATCagggtgcctatggaggtcagaggacaaccttgggggAATTGGTTCCAGGGGTAGAACTGTGTAGTCACACTTGGCAGCAGGcactttccctgctgagccatctcattggcccatgGTGAGAGTATTAATTGGAATCAGATCCCCAGATAATGCCAAGGCAGTGCTGATCTGAAAGACCAACTTCTCTGGAGGTCATAGTGCTGGGCTGCTCAGGTCTGTGGTTCATGCTGTAGGAATACAGTATGGTATAaatctttctttggaccaccagctcccaaataatgacacagagacttcttattaagtatgaaagtttAACTTTAGCTTAGGTGTGttcttaaattatattaattttattattaattatataattaaatgataatttaatataaatataattataaagtataattaaattatatcaaACTGTGTTCTGCCATGTGACTTACTACCTCTTCTCAATACCATAAGTCTGACTTCCTTCACATCTTTCTGGCAAATCCCCcacctcagattcttcccagagttcctatctctgcctggaagatctgcctatcctttcctgcctaactattggctgttcaactcttgattaaaccaatcacaaggtaccttaggcaagcaaggatagacacatcttcacagagtgtgAACAAATatccaagccatgtggcaaagtatagactaatagaaatgggttaatttaagatagaagaagcagataacaagaagcctgccacggccatacagtttataagcaatataagtttctgtgtgctttcttggttgggtctgagcgactgtgggactggcgggtaagagagatttgtcctgactgtgagccaggcaggaaaactctaactacaaatggcgcccaatgtattggcaagaatttccacctaaaacctgagaaaaaagattctaagacggagctaaaaacagcttcctagttgtctttctcaagttagtggcagcctgccggtttgagctactatggcgggttcctggcgtgtgcgtctgacctgcagtgtggcgggaatgaggaatctacaagcgacactttactctgctgcatggtggatttagcctttggtagtttaaaaaaaaaaaaaaaagtttctgggctatgcactgctttgatagaactgcttctgatagttggtggtacacatggctccagacccagagctggcagtaaactgtaccattgccatgttgggaagctgaggtgggtggagccagcagccacagtggtgtttcagtcttacaaagatggatattacacagagaatctggtttatattgtctttgggatttttaactacaaaaaacgatttgatcataaaagctgttgagttaaacaaatatgtaaattttaaagacaccttgacttcaaaatttggatataaggatatgttgctttggaaaggagtctctgcttttgtttccacagaaagccagaggctgtggatttgttccagattaagatacatcaggtttgatcagccaagaccacctga belongs to Onychomys torridus chromosome 3, mOncTor1.1, whole genome shotgun sequence and includes:
- the Chchd4 gene encoding mitochondrial intermembrane space import and assembly protein 40 — protein: MSYCRQEGKDRIIFVTKEDHETPSSAELVADDPNDPYEEHGLILPNGDINWNCPCLGGMASGPCGEQFKSAFSCFHYSKEEIKGSDCIDQFRAMQECMQKYPDLYPQDEEEEEEAKPEEQVEETAATASAAKEQGSSS